The Macaca thibetana thibetana isolate TM-01 chromosome 19, ASM2454274v1, whole genome shotgun sequence genome has a segment encoding these proteins:
- the MAP2K7 gene encoding dual specificity mitogen-activated protein kinase kinase 7, which translates to MAASSLEQKLSRLEAKLKQENREARRRIDLNLDISPQRPRPIIVITLSPAPAPSQRAALQLPLANDGGSRSPSSESSPQHPTPPARPRHMLGLPSTLFTPRSMESIEIDQKLQEIMKQTGYLTIGGQRYQAEINDLENLGEMGSGTCGQVWKMRFRKTGHVIAVKQMRRSGNKEENKRILMDLDVVLKSHDCPYIVQCFGTFITNTDVFIAMELMGTCAEKLKKRMQGPIPERILGKMTVAIVKALYYLKEKHGVIHRDVKPSNILLDERGQIKLCDFGISGRLVDSKAKTRSAGCAAYMAPERIDPPDPTKPDYDIRADVWSLGISLVELATGQFPYKNCKTDFEVLTKVLQEEPPLLPGHMGFSGDFQSFVKDCLTKDHRKRPKYNKLLEHSFIKRYETLEVDVASWFKDVMAKTESPRTSGVLSQPHLPFFR; encoded by the exons ATGGCGGCGTCCTCCCTGGAGCAGAAGCTGTCCCGCCTGGAAgcaaagctgaagcaggagaaccggGAGGCCCGGCGGAGGATCGACCTCAACCTGGATATCAGCCCCCAGCGGCCCAGGCCCA TTATTGTGATCACTCTAAGCCCTGCTCCTGCCCCGTCCCAACGAGCAG CCCTGCAGCTCCCGCTGGCCAACGATGGGGGCAGCCGCTCGCCATCCTCGGAGAGCTCCCCGCAGCACCCCACGCCCCCCGCCCGGCCCCGCCACATGCTGGGGCTCCCGTCAACCCTGTTCACGCCCCGAAGCATGGAGAG CATTGAGATTGACCAGAAGCTGCAGGAGATCATGAAGCAGACGGGCTACCTGACCATCGGGGGCCAG cgCTACCAGGCAGAAATCAATGACCTGGAGAACTTGGGTGAGATGGGCAGCGGCACCTGCGGCCAGGTGTGGAAGATGCGCTTCCGGAAGACCGGCCACGTCATTGCCGTTAAG CAAATGCGGCGCTCGGGGAACAAGGAGGAGAACAAGCGTATCCTCATGGACCTGGATGTGGTGCTCAAGAGCCATGACTGCCCTTACATTGTGCAGTGCTTTGGGACGTTTATCACCAAC ACGGACGTCTTCATCGCCATGGAGCTCATGGGCACCTGTGCCGAGAAGCTCAAGAAGCGGATGCAGGGCCCCATCCCCGAGCGCATCCTGGGCAAGATGACAGTGGCG ATTGTGAAGGCGCTGTACTACCTGAAGGAGAAGCACGGTGTCATCCACCGCGACGTCAAGCCCTCCAACATCCTGCTGGACGAGCGGGGCCAGATCAAGCTCTGCGACTTCGGCATCAGCGGCCGCCTGGTGGACTCCAAAGCCAAAACGCGGAGCGCCGGCTGCGCAGCCTACATGGCG CCCGAGCGCATTGACCCCCCAGACCCCACCAAGCCAGACTATGACATCCGGGCCGATGTATGGAGCCTGGGCATCTCGTTG GTGGAGCTGGCAACAGGACAGTTTCCCTACAAGAACTGCAAGACGGACTTTGAGGTCCTCACCAAAGTCCTACAGGAAGAGCCCCCGCTTCTGCCCGGACACATGGGCTTCTCGGGGGACTTCCAGTCCTTCGTCAAAGACTG CCTTACTAAAGATCACAGGAAGAGACCAAAGTATAATAAGCTACTT GAACACAGCTTCATCAAGCGCTACGAGACGCTGGAGGTGGACGTGGCGTCCTGGTTCAAGGATGTCATGGCGAAGACTGAGTCACCGCGGACTAGCGGCGTCCTGAGCCAGCCCCACCTGCCCTTCTTCAGGTAG
- the LRRC8E gene encoding volume-regulated anion channel subunit LRRC8E, producing MIPVAEFKQFTEQQPAFKVLKPWWDVLAEYLTVAMLMIGVFGCTLQVTQDKIICLPNHEPQENLSDAPCQQLLPRRSPEQMGALQEVKGLKNNLDLQQYSFINQLCYETALHWYAKYFPYLVVIHTLIFMVCTSFWFKFPGTSSKIEHFISILGKCFDSPWTTRALSEVSGENQKGPAAAGRASATIVATAGAAPGKAGEGEKEKVLAEPEKVVTEPPVVTLLDKKEGEQAKALFEKVKKFRVHVEEGDILYTMYIRQTVLKVCKFLAILVYNLVYVEKISFLVACRVETSEVTGYASFCCNHTKAHLFSKLAFCYISFVCIYGLTCIYTLYWLFHRPLKEYSFRSVREETGMGDIPDVKNDFAFMLHLIDQYDSLYSKRFAVFLSEVSESRLKQLNLNHEWTPEKLRQKLQRNAAGRLELALCMLPGLPDTIFELSEVESLRLEAICDITFPPGLSQLVHLQELSLLHSPTRLPFSLQVFLRDHLKVMRVKCEELREVPLWVFGLRGLEELHLEGLFPQELARAATLESLRELKQLKVLSLRSNAGKVPASVTDVAGHLQRLSLHNDGARLVALNSLKKLAALRELELVACGLERIPHAVFSLGALQELDLKDNHLRSIEEILSFQHCRKLVTLRLWHNQIAYVPEHVRKLRSLEQLYLSYNKLETLPSQLGLCSGLRLLDVSHNGLHSLPPEVGLLQNLQHLALSYNALEALPDELFFCRKLRTLLLGDNQLSQLSPHVGALRALSRLELKGNRLEALPEELGNCGGLKKAGLLVEDTLYQGLPAEVRDKMEEE from the exons ATGATCCCCGTGGCCGAGTTCAAGCAGTTTACGGAACAGCAGCCTGCATTCAAGGTGCTCAAACCCTGGTGGGACGTGCTGGCCGAGTACCTCACCGTGGCCATGCTCATGATCGGGGTCTTTGGCTGCACCCTCCAG GTGACACAGGACAAGATCATCTGTCTACCCAATCACGAGCCCCAGGAGAACTTATCAGATGCCCCGTGCCAGCAATTGCTGCCTCGGAGGAGCCCTGAGCAGATGGGGGCCCTGCAGGAGGTTAAAGGCCTTAAGAACAATTTGGACCTGCAGCAATACAGCTTCATTAACCAGCTGTGCTACGAGACGGCCCTGCACTGGTATGCCAAATACTTCCCCTACCTCGTGGTCATTCACACACTCATCTTCATGGTCTGCACCAGTTTCTGGTTCAAGTTCCCTGGCACCAGCTCCAAGATCGAACACTTCATCTCCATCCTGGGCAAGTGTTTTGACTCTCCATGGACCACAAGGGCCCTGTCCGAGGTCTCCGGGGAGAACCAGAAGGGCCCAGCAGCCGCCGGACGGGCCTCGGCCACCATAGTGGCCACGGCAGGGGCCGCACcggggaaggcaggggagggtGAGAAGGAGAAAGTGCTGGCGGAACCAGAGAAGGTGGTGACCGAGCCTCCAGTTGTCACCCTGCTGGACAAGAAGGAGGGTGAGCAAGCCAAAGCCCTGTTTGAGAAGGTGAAGAAGTTCCGTGTGCACGTGGAAGAGGGTGACATCCTGTACACCATGTACATCCGACAGACGGTGCTCAAAGTGTGTAAGTTCCTGGCCATCCTGGTCTACAACCTGGTCTATGTGGAGAAGATCAGTTTCCTGGTGGCCTGTAGGGTGGAGACGTCAGAGGTCACGGGCTACGCCAGCTTCTGCTGCAACCACACCAAGGCCCACCTCTTCTCCAAGCTGGCCTTCTGTTACATCTCCTTCGTGTGCATCTACGGACTCACCTGCATCTACACGCTCTATTGGCTCTTCCACCGGCCCCTCAAGGAGTACTCCTTCCGTTCCGTGCGGGAGGAGACTGGCATGGGGGACATTCCTGATGTCAAGAACGACTTCGCCTTCATGCTGCACCTCATCGATCAGTATGACTCCCTCTACTCCAAGCGCTTCGCCGTCTTCCTGTCCGAGGTCAGCGAAAGCCGTCTAAAGCAGCTCAATCTCAACCACGAGTGGACGCCCGAGAAGCTTCGACAGAAGCTGCAGCGCAACGCCGCAGGTCGGCTGGAGCTGGCCCTCTGCATGCTTCCGGGACTGCCCGACACCATCTTTGAGCTCAGTGAGGTGGAGTCACTCCGGCTGGAGGCCATCTGCGATATCACCTTCCCCCCGGGGCTGTCGCAGCTGGTGCACTTACAGGAGCTCAGCTTGCTCCACTCGCCCACCAGGCTACCCTTCTCCTTGCAGGTCTTCCTGCGGGACCACCTGAAGGTGATGCGCGTCAAATGCGAGGAGCTCCGCGAGGTGCCGCTTTGGGTGTTCGGGCTGCGGGGCTTGGAGGAGCTGCACCTGGAGGGGCTTTTCCCCCAGGAGCTGGCTCGGGCGGCCACCCTGGAGAGCCTCCGGGAGCTGAAGCAGCTCAAGGTATTGTCCCTCCGGAGCAACGCCGGGAAGGTGCCAGCCAGTGTGACCGACGTCGCCGGCCACCTGCAGAGGCTCAGCCTGCACAATGATGGGGCCCGTCTGGTTGCCCTGAACAGCCTTAAGAAACTGGCGGCATTGCGGGAGCTGGAGCTGGTGGCCTGCGGGCTGGAGCGCATCCCCCACGCGGTGTTCAGCCTGGGCGCCCTGCAGGAACTCGACCTCAAGGACAACCACCTGCGCTCCATCGAGGAAATCCTCAGCTTCCAGCACTGCCGGAAGCTGGTCACGCTCAGGCTATGGCACAACCAGATCGCCTATGTCCCCGAGCACGTGCGGAAGCTCAGGAGCCTGGAGCAGCTCTACCTGAGCTACAACAAGCTGGAGACCCTGCCCTCCCAGCTCGGCCTGTGCTCGGGCCTCCGTCTGCTGGACGTGTCCCACAACGGGCTACACTCCCTGCCACCCGAGGTGGGCCTCCTGCAGAACCTACAGCACCTGGCCCTCTCCTACAATGCCCTGGAGGCCCTGCCCGACGAGCTCTTCTTCTGCCGCAAGCTTCGGACATTGCTTCTGGGTGACAACCAGCTGAGCCAGCTCTCGCCCCACGTGGGTGCCCTCAGGGCCCTCAGCCGCCTGGAGCTCAAAGGAAACCGCCTTGAGGCGCTGCCGGAAGAACTTGGCAACTGTGGGGGGCTAAAGAAGGCGGGGCTCCTGGTGGAAGACACCCTTTACCAGGGTCTGCCGGCAGAGGTGCGGGACAAGATGGAGGAGGAATGA